A section of the Phaseolus vulgaris cultivar G19833 chromosome 8, P. vulgaris v2.0, whole genome shotgun sequence genome encodes:
- the LOC137823735 gene encoding uncharacterized protein isoform X2: MIRCFDFSGCFIALMLAVLISKIARIDYPKEWPDIFLVLSQQLQSADVLASHRIFLILFRTLKELSTKRLTSDQRNFAEISSHFFDYSWRLWQSDVQTILHGFSSLSQSSSLNAEDQPHELYLTCERWLLCSKIVRQLIVSGFQSDSKCFQEVRPVKEVAPVFLSAIQSLLPYYSSFPKQYPKFWDFVKRACTKLMKILVAFQGRHPYSFGDKFVLSSVMDFCLNRITDPEPYLLSFEQFLIQCMVMIKNILECKEYKPSLTGRVMDENGVTMELMKKSMSSAVGGILTSLLPTERIVHLCNVLISRYFVLTASDMEEWYRNPESFHHEQDMVQWTEKLRPCAEALYIVLFETNSQLLGPVVVSLLRESMNNCPTSVTEITPALLLKDAAYGATAYVYYELSNYLSFKDWFNGALSLELSNEHPNQRIIHRKVAIILGQWVSEIKDDTKRPVYCALIRLLQGKDLSVQLAACRSLCLHIEDANFSEREFVDLLPICWDSCFKLFEEVQEFDSKVQVLNLISILIGHVSEVIPFANKLVQFFQKVWEESSGESLLQIQLLVALRNFVVALGYQSPICYCILLPILENGIDINSPDELNLLEDSMLLWEATLSHAPSMVPQLLQYFSRLVEIIERNFDHLQVAVNIIEDYIILGGNDFLSMHATNIAKILDLVIGNVNDKGLLSVLPVVDILIQCFPMEVPPLISSTLQKLIVICLSGGDDHDPSKTSVKASSAAILARLLVMNTNSLAQLASDPSTSLLLQTASIPVQENILLCLVDIWVDKVDNVSSIQKKTIGLALSIILTLRLPQVLDKLDQILSVCTSVILGRNEDLTEEESSGDMSSSASPDEGTIPSKEFRKRQIKFSDRINQLSLEDCVKENLQTCAAIHGELFSAAMSSMHPSAFAQLKQALKMP, from the exons ATGATCAGGTGTTTTGATTTTAGTGGATGTTTT ATAGCTCTGATGCTGGCAGTGCTCATCTCCAAAATCGCTCGTATTGATTATCCCAAAGAATG GCCAGACATCTTTTTGGTTTTATCACAACAACTTCAATCAGCAGATGTTCTAGCTTCCCATCGAatctttttaattctatttagGACATTAAAGGAGCTGTCCACTAAACGCCTTACATCAGATCAACGCAACTTTGCAGAG ATATCGTCTCATTTCTTTGATTATAGTTGGCGCCTTTGGCAAAGTGATGTGCAAACAATACTTCATggtttctcttctctttctcaAAGCTCTAGTTTAAATGCTGAAGATCAACCTCACGAACTGTATCTTACATGTGAGAGATGGTTGTTATGTTCAAAGATTGTGAGGCAGTTAATTGTTTCAGGATTTCAAAGTGATTCAAAGTGTTTTCAG GAGGTTCGGCCAGTCAAGGAAGTCGCACCTGTATTCTTGAGTGCCATTCAATCACTCCTTCCATACT ATTCTTCTTTTCCAAAGCAGTATCCTAAATTTTGGGACTTCGTAAAGAGGGCATGCACCAAATTGATGAAAATTTTAGTTGCCTTTCAGGGAAGACATCCTTACTCATTTGGTGATAAATTTGTGCTTTCTTCTGTCATGGACTTCTGTTTGAATAGGATAACAGATCCTGAGCCATATCTATTGTCGTTTGAGCAATTTCTCATTCAGTGTATGGTGATGATTAAAAATATTCTGGAATGTAAGGAGTACAAGCCAAGTCTTACAGGTAGGGTGATGGATGAAAATGGAGTTACTATGGAGCTGATGAAGAAAAGTATGTCCAGTGCAGTTGGTGGTATTTTAACTTCCCTTCTCCCCACTGAAAGGATAGTCCACTTGTGTAATGTATTGATATCAAG GTATTTTGTTCTGACAGCAAGTGATATGGAAGAGTGGTATCGTAACCCTGAGTCTTTTCACCATGAGCAGGATATGGTTCAGTGGACAGAAAAATTGAGGCCATGCGCTGAAGCATTGTACATTGTATTGTTTGAAACTAATAGCCAA TTGCTGGGTCCTGTTGTAGTTTCTCTTCTACGAGAGAGTATGAATAATTGTCCAACTTCTGTGACGGAAATTACTCCTGCTTTGCTTCTCAAAGATGCTGCTTATGGTGCTACTGCTTATGTTTATTATGAACTCTCAAACTACCTGAGCTTTAAAGACTG GTTTAATGGTGCTTTATCACTTGAGCTCTCAAATGAACATCCAAATCAGCGTATCATTCATCGTAAAGTTGCTATAATTTTGGGGCAGTGGGTTTCTGAG ATCAAAGATGATACGAAAAGGCCTGTATACTGTGCTTTAATCAGATTGTTGCAGGGTAAAGATTTGTCGGTCCAG CTGGCAGCATGTCGATCCCTATGCTTACATATTGAGGATGCAAACTTTTCAGAAAGGGAGTTTGTGGATCTTCTCCCTATCTGTTGGGACTCGTGTTTTAAGTTGTTTGAGGAAGTTCAGGAATTTGATTCAAAG GTTCAGGTTCTGAATTTGATCTCTATACTTATCGGACATGTTAGTGAAGTCATTCCATTTGCAAATAAGTTGGTGCAATTTTTTCAGAAG GTTTGGGAGGAATCTTCTGGTGAAAGTCTGCTGCAGATACAGCTTCTGGTTGCTTTGAGAAACTTTGTGGTTGCACTTGGTTACCAGTCACCTATTTGCTACTGTATACTGCTGCCAATTCTGGAGAATGGAATTGATATTAATAGTCCAGACGAACTTAATCTCCTAGAAGATAGCATGCTG TTGTGGGAGGCCACACTTTCTCACGCACCATCAATGGTCCCTCAATTGTTACAATATTTTTCACGCCTTGTGGAGATTATTGAAAGAAATTTTGACCATTTACAG GTTGCTGTGAACATAATTGAGGATTACATAATTTTGGGTGGAAATGACTTTCTGAGCATGCATGCAACAAATATTGCTAAAATTCTTGATTTAGTTATTGGAAATGTCAATGACAAAGGGCTTCTTTCAGTTCTTCCTGTGGTTGATATCTTAATACAG TGTTTCCCCATGGAAGTGCCGCCACTTATTAGCAGCACTTTACAA aAGTTAATTGTGATATGTTTGAGTGGAGGAGATGATCACGATCCTTCTAAAACATCTGTTAAAGCATCTTCTGCTGCCATCCTTGCTAGGCTTTTAGTGATGAATACAAATTCTCTTGCCCAATTAGCATCAGATCCATCAACTTCTCTACTGCTTCAGACAGCATCCATCCCAGTTCAAGAAAATATACTTCTTTGTCTGGTTGACATTTGGGTTGATAAG GTAGATAATGTTTCTTCCATCCAGAAGAAGACAATTGGTTTAGCCCTCTCAATAATTCTGACATTAAGACTTCCTCAAGTACTTGACAAACTGGATCAAATTTTGAG TGTTTGCACTAGTGTGATTCTGGGCAGAAATGAAGACTTAACTGAGGAAGAGTCCag TGGTGACATGAGCTCCAGCGCATCTCCTGATGAGGGCACTATTCCTAGTAAAGAATTCAGAAAAAGACAG ATCAAATTTTCCGACAGGATCAATCAGCTATCTCTTGAGGACTGTGTGAAAGAAAACCTACAAACATGTGCTGCTATTCATGGAGAATTATTTAGTGCTGCAATGAGCAGTATGCATCCATCTGCATTTGCACAATTGAAGCAGGCGTTAAAGATGCCATAA
- the LOC137823735 gene encoding uncharacterized protein isoform X3 translates to MLAVLISKIARIDYPKEWPDIFLVLSQQLQSADVLASHRIFLILFRTLKELSTKRLTSDQRNFAEISSHFFDYSWRLWQSDVQTILHGFSSLSQSSSLNAEDQPHELYLTCERWLLCSKIVRQLIVSGFQSDSKCFQEVRPVKEVAPVFLSAIQSLLPYYSSFPKQYPKFWDFVKRACTKLMKILVAFQGRHPYSFGDKFVLSSVMDFCLNRITDPEPYLLSFEQFLIQCMVMIKNILECKEYKPSLTGRVMDENGVTMELMKKSMSSAVGGILTSLLPTERIVHLCNVLISRYFVLTASDMEEWYRNPESFHHEQDMVQWTEKLRPCAEALYIVLFETNSQLLGPVVVSLLRESMNNCPTSVTEITPALLLKDAAYGATAYVYYELSNYLSFKDWFNGALSLELSNEHPNQRIIHRKVAIILGQWVSEIKDDTKRPVYCALIRLLQGKDLSVQLAACRSLCLHIEDANFSEREFVDLLPICWDSCFKLFEEVQEFDSKVQVLNLISILIGHVSEVIPFANKLVQFFQKVWEESSGESLLQIQLLVALRNFVVALGYQSPICYCILLPILENGIDINSPDELNLLEDSMLLWEATLSHAPSMVPQLLQYFSRLVEIIERNFDHLQVAVNIIEDYIILGGNDFLSMHATNIAKILDLVIGNVNDKGLLSVLPVVDILIQCFPMEVPPLISSTLQKLIVICLSGGDDHDPSKTSVKASSAAILARLLVMNTNSLAQLASDPSTSLLLQTASIPVQENILLCLVDIWVDKVDNVSSIQKKTIGLALSIILTLRLPQVLDKLDQILSVCTSVILGRNEDLTEEESSGDMSSSASPDEGTIPSKEFRKRQIKFSDRINQLSLEDCVKENLQTCAAIHGELFSAAMSSMHPSAFAQLKQALKMP, encoded by the exons ATGCTGGCAGTGCTCATCTCCAAAATCGCTCGTATTGATTATCCCAAAGAATG GCCAGACATCTTTTTGGTTTTATCACAACAACTTCAATCAGCAGATGTTCTAGCTTCCCATCGAatctttttaattctatttagGACATTAAAGGAGCTGTCCACTAAACGCCTTACATCAGATCAACGCAACTTTGCAGAG ATATCGTCTCATTTCTTTGATTATAGTTGGCGCCTTTGGCAAAGTGATGTGCAAACAATACTTCATggtttctcttctctttctcaAAGCTCTAGTTTAAATGCTGAAGATCAACCTCACGAACTGTATCTTACATGTGAGAGATGGTTGTTATGTTCAAAGATTGTGAGGCAGTTAATTGTTTCAGGATTTCAAAGTGATTCAAAGTGTTTTCAG GAGGTTCGGCCAGTCAAGGAAGTCGCACCTGTATTCTTGAGTGCCATTCAATCACTCCTTCCATACT ATTCTTCTTTTCCAAAGCAGTATCCTAAATTTTGGGACTTCGTAAAGAGGGCATGCACCAAATTGATGAAAATTTTAGTTGCCTTTCAGGGAAGACATCCTTACTCATTTGGTGATAAATTTGTGCTTTCTTCTGTCATGGACTTCTGTTTGAATAGGATAACAGATCCTGAGCCATATCTATTGTCGTTTGAGCAATTTCTCATTCAGTGTATGGTGATGATTAAAAATATTCTGGAATGTAAGGAGTACAAGCCAAGTCTTACAGGTAGGGTGATGGATGAAAATGGAGTTACTATGGAGCTGATGAAGAAAAGTATGTCCAGTGCAGTTGGTGGTATTTTAACTTCCCTTCTCCCCACTGAAAGGATAGTCCACTTGTGTAATGTATTGATATCAAG GTATTTTGTTCTGACAGCAAGTGATATGGAAGAGTGGTATCGTAACCCTGAGTCTTTTCACCATGAGCAGGATATGGTTCAGTGGACAGAAAAATTGAGGCCATGCGCTGAAGCATTGTACATTGTATTGTTTGAAACTAATAGCCAA TTGCTGGGTCCTGTTGTAGTTTCTCTTCTACGAGAGAGTATGAATAATTGTCCAACTTCTGTGACGGAAATTACTCCTGCTTTGCTTCTCAAAGATGCTGCTTATGGTGCTACTGCTTATGTTTATTATGAACTCTCAAACTACCTGAGCTTTAAAGACTG GTTTAATGGTGCTTTATCACTTGAGCTCTCAAATGAACATCCAAATCAGCGTATCATTCATCGTAAAGTTGCTATAATTTTGGGGCAGTGGGTTTCTGAG ATCAAAGATGATACGAAAAGGCCTGTATACTGTGCTTTAATCAGATTGTTGCAGGGTAAAGATTTGTCGGTCCAG CTGGCAGCATGTCGATCCCTATGCTTACATATTGAGGATGCAAACTTTTCAGAAAGGGAGTTTGTGGATCTTCTCCCTATCTGTTGGGACTCGTGTTTTAAGTTGTTTGAGGAAGTTCAGGAATTTGATTCAAAG GTTCAGGTTCTGAATTTGATCTCTATACTTATCGGACATGTTAGTGAAGTCATTCCATTTGCAAATAAGTTGGTGCAATTTTTTCAGAAG GTTTGGGAGGAATCTTCTGGTGAAAGTCTGCTGCAGATACAGCTTCTGGTTGCTTTGAGAAACTTTGTGGTTGCACTTGGTTACCAGTCACCTATTTGCTACTGTATACTGCTGCCAATTCTGGAGAATGGAATTGATATTAATAGTCCAGACGAACTTAATCTCCTAGAAGATAGCATGCTG TTGTGGGAGGCCACACTTTCTCACGCACCATCAATGGTCCCTCAATTGTTACAATATTTTTCACGCCTTGTGGAGATTATTGAAAGAAATTTTGACCATTTACAG GTTGCTGTGAACATAATTGAGGATTACATAATTTTGGGTGGAAATGACTTTCTGAGCATGCATGCAACAAATATTGCTAAAATTCTTGATTTAGTTATTGGAAATGTCAATGACAAAGGGCTTCTTTCAGTTCTTCCTGTGGTTGATATCTTAATACAG TGTTTCCCCATGGAAGTGCCGCCACTTATTAGCAGCACTTTACAA aAGTTAATTGTGATATGTTTGAGTGGAGGAGATGATCACGATCCTTCTAAAACATCTGTTAAAGCATCTTCTGCTGCCATCCTTGCTAGGCTTTTAGTGATGAATACAAATTCTCTTGCCCAATTAGCATCAGATCCATCAACTTCTCTACTGCTTCAGACAGCATCCATCCCAGTTCAAGAAAATATACTTCTTTGTCTGGTTGACATTTGGGTTGATAAG GTAGATAATGTTTCTTCCATCCAGAAGAAGACAATTGGTTTAGCCCTCTCAATAATTCTGACATTAAGACTTCCTCAAGTACTTGACAAACTGGATCAAATTTTGAG TGTTTGCACTAGTGTGATTCTGGGCAGAAATGAAGACTTAACTGAGGAAGAGTCCag TGGTGACATGAGCTCCAGCGCATCTCCTGATGAGGGCACTATTCCTAGTAAAGAATTCAGAAAAAGACAG ATCAAATTTTCCGACAGGATCAATCAGCTATCTCTTGAGGACTGTGTGAAAGAAAACCTACAAACATGTGCTGCTATTCATGGAGAATTATTTAGTGCTGCAATGAGCAGTATGCATCCATCTGCATTTGCACAATTGAAGCAGGCGTTAAAGATGCCATAA
- the LOC137823735 gene encoding uncharacterized protein isoform X1: MALSASDVPAMYSLLANSMSADHRLRSPAEDALAQSESRPGFCSCLLEVITAKDLASQTDVRMMATVYFKNSVNRYWRHRRDSSGISNEEKMHLRQKLLMYVREENDQIALMLAVLISKIARIDYPKEWPDIFLVLSQQLQSADVLASHRIFLILFRTLKELSTKRLTSDQRNFAEISSHFFDYSWRLWQSDVQTILHGFSSLSQSSSLNAEDQPHELYLTCERWLLCSKIVRQLIVSGFQSDSKCFQEVRPVKEVAPVFLSAIQSLLPYYSSFPKQYPKFWDFVKRACTKLMKILVAFQGRHPYSFGDKFVLSSVMDFCLNRITDPEPYLLSFEQFLIQCMVMIKNILECKEYKPSLTGRVMDENGVTMELMKKSMSSAVGGILTSLLPTERIVHLCNVLISRYFVLTASDMEEWYRNPESFHHEQDMVQWTEKLRPCAEALYIVLFETNSQLLGPVVVSLLRESMNNCPTSVTEITPALLLKDAAYGATAYVYYELSNYLSFKDWFNGALSLELSNEHPNQRIIHRKVAIILGQWVSEIKDDTKRPVYCALIRLLQGKDLSVQLAACRSLCLHIEDANFSEREFVDLLPICWDSCFKLFEEVQEFDSKVQVLNLISILIGHVSEVIPFANKLVQFFQKVWEESSGESLLQIQLLVALRNFVVALGYQSPICYCILLPILENGIDINSPDELNLLEDSMLLWEATLSHAPSMVPQLLQYFSRLVEIIERNFDHLQVAVNIIEDYIILGGNDFLSMHATNIAKILDLVIGNVNDKGLLSVLPVVDILIQCFPMEVPPLISSTLQKLIVICLSGGDDHDPSKTSVKASSAAILARLLVMNTNSLAQLASDPSTSLLLQTASIPVQENILLCLVDIWVDKVDNVSSIQKKTIGLALSIILTLRLPQVLDKLDQILSVCTSVILGRNEDLTEEESSGDMSSSASPDEGTIPSKEFRKRQIKFSDRINQLSLEDCVKENLQTCAAIHGELFSAAMSSMHPSAFAQLKQALKMP, translated from the exons ATGGCGCTTTCGGCCTCCGACGTGCCGGCGATGTACTCGCTGCTCGCGAATTCCATGAGCGCCGATCACCGCCTACGCTCTCCGGCGGAGGACGCCCTTGCGCAATCGGAGTCCAGGCCTGGCTTCTGCTCGTGCCTCCTC GAAGTGATTACCGCGAAAGATTTGGCGTCGCAAACGGATGTACGCATGATGGCCACCGTGTATTTTAAGAACAGCGTCAACCGCTACTGGCGCCACCGCCGCGATTCCTC CGGAATTAGCAATGAAGAGAAAATGCACCTGAGGCAGAAGTTGTTGATGTACGTGAGAGAGGAGAATGATCAG ATAGCTCTGATGCTGGCAGTGCTCATCTCCAAAATCGCTCGTATTGATTATCCCAAAGAATG GCCAGACATCTTTTTGGTTTTATCACAACAACTTCAATCAGCAGATGTTCTAGCTTCCCATCGAatctttttaattctatttagGACATTAAAGGAGCTGTCCACTAAACGCCTTACATCAGATCAACGCAACTTTGCAGAG ATATCGTCTCATTTCTTTGATTATAGTTGGCGCCTTTGGCAAAGTGATGTGCAAACAATACTTCATggtttctcttctctttctcaAAGCTCTAGTTTAAATGCTGAAGATCAACCTCACGAACTGTATCTTACATGTGAGAGATGGTTGTTATGTTCAAAGATTGTGAGGCAGTTAATTGTTTCAGGATTTCAAAGTGATTCAAAGTGTTTTCAG GAGGTTCGGCCAGTCAAGGAAGTCGCACCTGTATTCTTGAGTGCCATTCAATCACTCCTTCCATACT ATTCTTCTTTTCCAAAGCAGTATCCTAAATTTTGGGACTTCGTAAAGAGGGCATGCACCAAATTGATGAAAATTTTAGTTGCCTTTCAGGGAAGACATCCTTACTCATTTGGTGATAAATTTGTGCTTTCTTCTGTCATGGACTTCTGTTTGAATAGGATAACAGATCCTGAGCCATATCTATTGTCGTTTGAGCAATTTCTCATTCAGTGTATGGTGATGATTAAAAATATTCTGGAATGTAAGGAGTACAAGCCAAGTCTTACAGGTAGGGTGATGGATGAAAATGGAGTTACTATGGAGCTGATGAAGAAAAGTATGTCCAGTGCAGTTGGTGGTATTTTAACTTCCCTTCTCCCCACTGAAAGGATAGTCCACTTGTGTAATGTATTGATATCAAG GTATTTTGTTCTGACAGCAAGTGATATGGAAGAGTGGTATCGTAACCCTGAGTCTTTTCACCATGAGCAGGATATGGTTCAGTGGACAGAAAAATTGAGGCCATGCGCTGAAGCATTGTACATTGTATTGTTTGAAACTAATAGCCAA TTGCTGGGTCCTGTTGTAGTTTCTCTTCTACGAGAGAGTATGAATAATTGTCCAACTTCTGTGACGGAAATTACTCCTGCTTTGCTTCTCAAAGATGCTGCTTATGGTGCTACTGCTTATGTTTATTATGAACTCTCAAACTACCTGAGCTTTAAAGACTG GTTTAATGGTGCTTTATCACTTGAGCTCTCAAATGAACATCCAAATCAGCGTATCATTCATCGTAAAGTTGCTATAATTTTGGGGCAGTGGGTTTCTGAG ATCAAAGATGATACGAAAAGGCCTGTATACTGTGCTTTAATCAGATTGTTGCAGGGTAAAGATTTGTCGGTCCAG CTGGCAGCATGTCGATCCCTATGCTTACATATTGAGGATGCAAACTTTTCAGAAAGGGAGTTTGTGGATCTTCTCCCTATCTGTTGGGACTCGTGTTTTAAGTTGTTTGAGGAAGTTCAGGAATTTGATTCAAAG GTTCAGGTTCTGAATTTGATCTCTATACTTATCGGACATGTTAGTGAAGTCATTCCATTTGCAAATAAGTTGGTGCAATTTTTTCAGAAG GTTTGGGAGGAATCTTCTGGTGAAAGTCTGCTGCAGATACAGCTTCTGGTTGCTTTGAGAAACTTTGTGGTTGCACTTGGTTACCAGTCACCTATTTGCTACTGTATACTGCTGCCAATTCTGGAGAATGGAATTGATATTAATAGTCCAGACGAACTTAATCTCCTAGAAGATAGCATGCTG TTGTGGGAGGCCACACTTTCTCACGCACCATCAATGGTCCCTCAATTGTTACAATATTTTTCACGCCTTGTGGAGATTATTGAAAGAAATTTTGACCATTTACAG GTTGCTGTGAACATAATTGAGGATTACATAATTTTGGGTGGAAATGACTTTCTGAGCATGCATGCAACAAATATTGCTAAAATTCTTGATTTAGTTATTGGAAATGTCAATGACAAAGGGCTTCTTTCAGTTCTTCCTGTGGTTGATATCTTAATACAG TGTTTCCCCATGGAAGTGCCGCCACTTATTAGCAGCACTTTACAA aAGTTAATTGTGATATGTTTGAGTGGAGGAGATGATCACGATCCTTCTAAAACATCTGTTAAAGCATCTTCTGCTGCCATCCTTGCTAGGCTTTTAGTGATGAATACAAATTCTCTTGCCCAATTAGCATCAGATCCATCAACTTCTCTACTGCTTCAGACAGCATCCATCCCAGTTCAAGAAAATATACTTCTTTGTCTGGTTGACATTTGGGTTGATAAG GTAGATAATGTTTCTTCCATCCAGAAGAAGACAATTGGTTTAGCCCTCTCAATAATTCTGACATTAAGACTTCCTCAAGTACTTGACAAACTGGATCAAATTTTGAG TGTTTGCACTAGTGTGATTCTGGGCAGAAATGAAGACTTAACTGAGGAAGAGTCCag TGGTGACATGAGCTCCAGCGCATCTCCTGATGAGGGCACTATTCCTAGTAAAGAATTCAGAAAAAGACAG ATCAAATTTTCCGACAGGATCAATCAGCTATCTCTTGAGGACTGTGTGAAAGAAAACCTACAAACATGTGCTGCTATTCATGGAGAATTATTTAGTGCTGCAATGAGCAGTATGCATCCATCTGCATTTGCACAATTGAAGCAGGCGTTAAAGATGCCATAA
- the LOC137825996 gene encoding ERBB-3 BINDING PROTEIN 1-like, protein MSDDEREEKELDLSSAEVVTKYKTAAEIVNKALKLVISECKPKAKVVDICEKGDSYIREQTGNVYKNVKRKIERGIAFPTCLSVNNVICHFSPLASDEAVLEEGDILKIDMACHIDGFIAAVAHTHVLQEGPITGRAADVIAAANTAAEVALRLVRPGKKNKDVSEAIQKVAAAYDCKIVEGVLSHQMKQFVIDGNKVVLSLSNPETRVDEAEFEENEVYAIDIVTSTGDGKPKLLDEKQTTIYKRAVDKSYHLKMKASRFIFSDISQKFPIMPFSARALEEKRARLGLVECVNHELLQPYPVLHEKPGDYVAHIKFTVLLMPNGSDRVTSHPLQELQPTKAIDDPDIKAWLALGTKTKKKGGGKKKKGKKGDKVDESVEAEPMDSTNGATPQD, encoded by the exons ATGTCGGACGACGAAAGGGAGGAGAAGGAGTTGGATCTTTCTTCTGCCGAAGTGGTAACCAAATACAAGACTGCTGCTGAGATTGTTAACA AGGCCTTGAAGCTTGTTATTTCTGAATGTAAACCTAAGGCTAAGGTTGTGGACATTTGTGAGAAAGGGGATTCATATATTAGAGA ACAAACTGGAAATGTTTACAAGAATGTGAAGAGAAAGATTGAGAGAGGCATTGCTTTTCCTACATGTTTATCAGTAAACAACGTGATTTGCCATTTCTCTCCACTAGCCAGTGATGAGGCAGTGTTGGAAGAAGGTGATATATTGAAAAT TGATATGGCTTGTCATATAGATGGTTTCATTGCTGCTGTGGCTCACACCCATGTACTTCAGGAAGGTCCTATCACAGGTAGGGCAGCAGATGTCATTGCTGCTGCAAATACTGCTGCAGAGGTGGCCTTGAGGCTTGTCAGACCAGGAAAGAAG aaCAAGGATGTTTCTGAAGCAATTCAAAAAGTTGCTGCTGCCTATGACTGTAAAATTGTTGAGGGTGTTCTTAGTCACCAAATGAAGCAGTTTGTTATTGATGGGAATAAAGTTGTGCTTAGTTTGTCTAATCCGGAGACTAGGGTTGACGAAGCAGAGTTTGAGGAGAATGAAGTTTATGCTATAGATATAGTAACAAGCACAGGGGATGGCAAG CCTAAGTTGTTGGATGAGAAGCAGACAACTATTTACAAGAGGGCTGTTGACAAGAGTTATCATCTGAAGATGAAAGCTTCTAGGTTTATTTTTAGTGACATAAGTCAAAAATTTCCAATCATGCCATTCTCTGCTAG gGCTTTGGAAGAGAAAAGAGCTCGTCTGGGTTTAGTGGAATGTGTTAACCATGAGCTCTTGCAGCCATATCCCGTTCTGCACGAAAAGCCTG GTGATTATGTAGCACACATCAAATTCACAGTCTTGTTAATGCCAAATGGGTCGGATCGAGTCACATCTCATCCACTTCAAGAATTGCAGCCTACAAAAGCAATTGATGATCCTGATATCAAGGCCTGGTTAGCATTGGgcacaaaaacaaaaaagaaaggtggtggaaagaagaaaaaag GTAAGAAAGGCGACAAGGTAGATGAGTCAGTTGAAGCTGAGCCGATGGACTCAACGAATGGGGCTACTCCGCAAGATTAA